From Zingiber officinale cultivar Zhangliang chromosome 5B, Zo_v1.1, whole genome shotgun sequence, the proteins below share one genomic window:
- the LOC121986970 gene encoding uncharacterized protein LOC121986970: MARSTSLAITTSPSSAPFRRLPLCCHLEQERWFEGEGYEAMHVQGRRWSGDIGGRFNPKKGMAFEGSIFNAGPIFESYGVAHDDVPINSPNGRISCKLIAVDAGLPKTKLVEEQLKLFKPPNGCKNVSILRAVFGQICETKKLNKKVRMIVSMKHAAVMLEQASYCYLLSIPPMLRKYGFHLVLSGN; encoded by the exons atggcacg ATCTACCTCTCTGGCAATCACGACCTCGCCTTCGTCGGCGCCCTTCCGACGGCTCCCCCTTTGCTGCCACCTGGAGCAGGAGCGGTGGTTCGAGGGGGAGGGGTACGAGGCGATGCACGTTCAAGGCAGGCGATGGAGCGGCGACATAGGCGGCCGATTTAACCCTAAGAAAGGCATGGCGTTTGAGGGTTCCATCTTCAACGCCGGGCCGATTTTTGAGTCCTATGGCGTAGCTCAC GATGATGTTCCAATTAACAGTCCCAACGGGAGGATTTCATGCAAATTGATAGCAGTTGATGCTGGATTACCGAAAACCAAACTTGTGGAAGAACAGCTCAAGCTTTTCAAGCCTCCCAACGGCTGCAAGAATGTATCCATTTTGAG GGCTGTTTTTGGACAGATTTGTGAAACTAAAAAGCTGAATAAAAAAGTTCGAATGATTGTGAGCATGAAGCATGCAGCTGTGATGCTTGAACAAGCATCCTACTGCTATTTGCTTTCCATCCCACCAATGTTACGCAAGTATGGTTTTCATCTTGTTTTGTCTGGAAACTGA
- the LOC121985516 gene encoding phospho-2-dehydro-3-deoxyheptonate aldolase 2, chloroplastic-like, producing MALANGTSFLPRQQPLPASADAVFRASLPSLVRAAPRRISPRPVSAVHAAEPAKNSIKTKDAVLAAEDKLGKWSVASWRTKKALQLPAYPDKVELESVLKTIDNFPPLVFAGEARHLEERLTDAALGKAFLLMGGDCAESFKEFNPNNIRDTFRILLQMGAVLMFGGQMPVIKVGRMAGQFAKPRSDPFEEKNGVKLPSYRGDNINGDSFDEKSRNPDPQRMIRAYCQSAATLNLLRAFATGGYAAMQRVTQWNLDFTEHSEQGDKYQELAHRVDEALGFMAAAGLTMDHPIMTTTEFWTSHECLLLPYEQSLTREDSTSGLFYDCSAHFLWVGERTRQLDGAHVEFLRGVANPLGIKVSDKMDPKELVKLIEIFNPQNKPGRITIITRMGADKMRVKLPHLIRAVRGAGQIVTWVSDPMHGNTIKAPCGLKTRPFDSILAEVRAFFDVHEQEGSHPGGVHLEMTGQNVTECIGGSRTVTFDDLSSRYHTHCDPRLNASQSLELAFIIAERLRKRRIATKSFKLHQQLDSWPTL from the exons ATGGCGCTCGCCAACGGCACCTCTTTCCTCCCTCGCCAGCAGCCACTCCCCGCCTCTGCTGACGCAGTCTTCCGCGCTTCACTCCCGTCGCTCGTCCGCGCTGCCCCGCGGAGGATCTCTCCCCGTCCGGTCTCCGCCGTCCACGCAGCGGAACCAGCCAAGAATTCAATCAAGACCAAGGATGCGGTCCTGGCCGCCGAGGACAAACTCGGGAAATGGTCGGTGGCGAGTTGGAGGACCAAGAAGGCGCTCCAGTTGCCGGCTTATCCGGACAAGGTGGAGCTCGAGTCGGTTCTGAAGACGATCGACAACTTCCCTCCGCTTGTGTTCGCTGGAGAGGCGCGCCACCTAGAGGAGAGGCTCACGGATGCTGCGCTTGGCAAAGCGTTTCTACTGATGGGAGGCGATTGCGCGGAGAGTTTCAAAGAGTTCAACCCCAACAACATTAGGGATACCTTCCGGATTCTCCTCCAGATGGGCGCCGTTCTCATGTTCGGCGGCCAGATGCCCGTCATCAAG GTGGGGAGAATGGCCGGGCAGTTCGCCAAGCCTAGATCGGATCCATTCGAGGAGAAGAATGGGGTGAAACTTCCGAGTTACAGAGGGGACAACATCAACGGCGATTCATTCGACGAGAAATCAAGGAATCCAGACCCTCAAAGGATGATCCGAGCCTACTGTCAGTCTGCGGCGACGCTCAACCTTCTCCGGGCGTTTGCCACCGGTGGCTATGCTGCCATGCAACGTGTAACCCAGTGGAACCTCGATTTCACCGAGCACAGCGAGCAGGGTGACAA GTATCAGGAATTGGCCCACCGGGTGGACGAGGCGTTGGGGTTCATGGCTGCCGCTGGGCTCACCATGGACCACCCCATCATGACCACAACCGAGTTCTGGACCTCCCATGAGTGCCTTCTCCTTCCCTATGAGCAGTCCCTCACCCGTGAGGACTCCACTTCAGGTCTCTTCTACGACTGCTCCGCCCACTTCCTCTGGGTGGGAGAACGTACCCGGCAACTCGATGGTGCACACGTTGAGTTCCTCCGTGGCGTTGCCAATCCCCTCGGCATCAAG GTGAGTGACAAGATGGACCCCAAGGAGCTAGTGAAGCTGATTGAGATCTTCAACCCCCAGAACAAGCCCGGGAGGATCACCATTATAACAAGAATGGGAGCAGATAAAATGAGGGTGAAGCTTCCTCATCTGATCCGGGCGGTCCGAGGAGCTGGTCAGATTGTCACTTGGGTCAGTGATCCTATGCACGGGAACACCATCAAGGCCCCTTGTGGACTCAAAACTCGACCTTTTGACTCAATTCTG GCCGAGGTCCGGGCATTCTTTGACGTCCATGAGCAAGAAGGAAGCCACCCCGGAGGTGTGCACCTGGAGATGACCGGGCAAAATGTGACAGAATGCATCGGTGGGTCGCGCACTGTCACCTTTGACGACCTGTCTTCGCGCTACCACACCCACTGCGACCCCAGGCTGAATGCTTCTCAGTCTCTCGAGCTGGCCTTTATTATTGCTGAGCGACTGCGGAAGAGAAGGATTGCCACCAAATCCTTCAAGCTGCACCAGCAGTTGGACTCTTGGCCCACCCTGTGA